The proteins below are encoded in one region of Garra rufa chromosome 12, GarRuf1.0, whole genome shotgun sequence:
- the LOC141347002 gene encoding uncharacterized protein isoform X2, with protein MSSRIIMLFSVFSLFTPAVRSTGDAWILDCPSSTVAIAGQTTVIRCHFRGIKDISIFAVFLTKDTQDKTTFEMYRDKNSGDPRFSLENQKMGPSLQISETMFSDEGQYSYRVVTDSGDKEVEFSISVTAKYKDPITSTWPQTVTEGKLADLYCNATDGYPAGFIHWFDRSGTNWTMNSELIKVRNDSNGVKSVALSSKLTFKSIDINIAPFRCIVFNSKYVQDGESTLEIQSAIREETKDSSGSNTTNIVAGVMVIGSLIVGLLFALLCFRKRNAQHYEQGKASEDDLENGDNSFEH; from the exons TTatgcttttttctgtattttctctCTTCACCCCAGCTGTGAGGTCGACTGGAG ATGCTTGGATATTGGACTGCCCATCATCTACAGTTGCAATTGCTGGTCAGACCACAGTTATCAGATGCCATTTCAGAGGGATCAAGGATATTAGTATATTTGCAGTTTTTTTAACAAAAGACACCCAGGACAAGACAACTTTTGAAATGTATCGGGATAAAAATTCAGGAGATCCACGCTTTAGCCTTGAAAACCAAAAAATGGGTCCATCGCTGCAAATCTCTGAAACTATGTTTTCAGATGAGGGCCAATATTCATACCGTGTTGTAACAGACAGCGGTGATAAAGAGGTGGAATTTAGCATTAGTGTCACAG CCAAGTACAAAGATCCCATCACAAGCACATGGCCTCAAACAGTAACAGAGGGAAAACTTGCCGACCTTTACTGCAATGCTACTGATGGCTACCCAGCAGGCTTCATCCATTGGTTTGACCGTTCTGGAACCAACTGGACCATGAATTCAGAACTAATAAAAGTCCGCAACGACAGCAACGGTGTAAAGTCTGTGGCTTTGTCTAGCAAACTGACATTCAAGTCTATCGACATCAACATTGCACCATTCAGATGCATCGTCTTTAACAGCAAATATGTACaagatggagaaagcacactgGAGATTCAATCCGCTATac GTGAGGAAACCAAAGATTCTTCCGGATCTAATACAACAAACATTGTTGCTGGTGTGATGGTCATCGGATCGCTTATTGTCGGCCTGCTGTTTGCTCTGTTGTGTTTCAGAAAAAGAAATGCTCAGC atTATGAACAGGGAAAGGCTTCTGAAGATGATCTGGAAAATGGTGACAACAG TTTTGAACATTGA
- the LOC141347002 gene encoding uncharacterized protein isoform X1 translates to MSSRIIMLFSVFSLFTPAVRSTGDAWILDCPSSTVAIAGQTTVIRCHFRGIKDISIFAVFLTKDTQDKTTFEMYRDKNSGDPRFSLENQKMGPSLQISETMFSDEGQYSYRVVTDSGDKEVEFSISVTAKYKDPITSTWPQTVTEGKLADLYCNATDGYPAGFIHWFDRSGTNWTMNSELIKVRNDSNGVKSVALSSKLTFKSIDINIAPFRCIVFNSKYVQDGESTLEIQSAIREETKDSSGSNTTNIVAGVMVIGSLIVGLLFALLCFRKRNAQHGRRPSTHPILNYEQGKASEDDLENGDNSFEH, encoded by the exons TTatgcttttttctgtattttctctCTTCACCCCAGCTGTGAGGTCGACTGGAG ATGCTTGGATATTGGACTGCCCATCATCTACAGTTGCAATTGCTGGTCAGACCACAGTTATCAGATGCCATTTCAGAGGGATCAAGGATATTAGTATATTTGCAGTTTTTTTAACAAAAGACACCCAGGACAAGACAACTTTTGAAATGTATCGGGATAAAAATTCAGGAGATCCACGCTTTAGCCTTGAAAACCAAAAAATGGGTCCATCGCTGCAAATCTCTGAAACTATGTTTTCAGATGAGGGCCAATATTCATACCGTGTTGTAACAGACAGCGGTGATAAAGAGGTGGAATTTAGCATTAGTGTCACAG CCAAGTACAAAGATCCCATCACAAGCACATGGCCTCAAACAGTAACAGAGGGAAAACTTGCCGACCTTTACTGCAATGCTACTGATGGCTACCCAGCAGGCTTCATCCATTGGTTTGACCGTTCTGGAACCAACTGGACCATGAATTCAGAACTAATAAAAGTCCGCAACGACAGCAACGGTGTAAAGTCTGTGGCTTTGTCTAGCAAACTGACATTCAAGTCTATCGACATCAACATTGCACCATTCAGATGCATCGTCTTTAACAGCAAATATGTACaagatggagaaagcacactgGAGATTCAATCCGCTATac GTGAGGAAACCAAAGATTCTTCCGGATCTAATACAACAAACATTGTTGCTGGTGTGATGGTCATCGGATCGCTTATTGTCGGCCTGCTGTTTGCTCTGTTGTGTTTCAGAAAAAGAAATGCTCAGC ATGGTAGACGCCCTTCTACCCATCCTATTCTAA atTATGAACAGGGAAAGGCTTCTGAAGATGATCTGGAAAATGGTGACAACAG TTTTGAACATTGA